In the genome of Deinococcus betulae, the window CGCCCTATTTGGCCAACTATTGGACGCCGAATTTACCGCGTTTATGGCCGCTTTGGGTAATTGCCCTGCCCAGCAGTTCAATACAGCGTTGACAGGTCACAGCCCCGCTTGGCATGCCCTACACATCATGGACTGGACACGCGCCACCATTCAGCCGGGCCTGAGTGGCCTCAATCCCAGCCACACCTTGAGTTATCTAGGGTTTGAGCAAGCTTCTTGGGTCCAAGCTGTTTATGGCCCTTCGCTGGCTTCAGAACCGGATACCTCGGCCACCATCTTGAACGCTCTCCACTCCGTTTTCGATGCTGCGCCGAACGCTCTTCACCACGCTCCAGCTGAACGTTTCAGTGATGAGGCCAGCCAGCCAGCCCTGAAAAAACCTCGCGGCGTGGTGGACAGCCTGTCGTATCACCTTCGCCATACCGCCTATCACCGGGGTCAAGTCGCCCTGGTTCTCAAGGAGTTTCCATGACCCAAGCCGCCCCTTCTCTCCGTGACCGCGCCGGCACCTTTGGCCTGACCACCGAAGAATTCGACCTGCTGGTTTCGCGCATTGGCCGCGAGCCGAACGCCCTGGAAGCCGCCATCGTAGGCGCCATGTGGTCCGAGCACTGCGGGTACAAGAACAGCCGCCCGCTGTTCCGCCACTTTCCGACCACGGGGCCGCAGGTTCTCCAGGGGCCCGGCGAGAATGCAGGCGTGGTGGACATTGGCGACGGCTGGGGCGTGGCCTTCAAGATGGAAAGCCACAACCACCCGTCGGCCGTGGAGCCCGTGCAGGGTGCGGCCACCGGCGTGGGCGGCATTCTGCGCGACATCTTCGCTATGGGCGCGCGGCCTTTTGCCGTGCTGGACAGCCTGCGCTTTGGCAACCCCGACAGCCCCCGCACCAGGTTTCTGGTGAATGGCGTGGTGGACGGCATTGCCCACTACGGCAACGCCATTGGCGTGCCCACCGTGGGCGGCGAGGTGACCTTTCACCCCAGCTACCAGGAAAACCCGTTGGTGAACGTGATGGCCCTGGGCCTGATGCGCCACGAAGACCTGGCCAAGGGCACGATGGGCGAGGTCGGCAACACCATTGTCTACGTCGGCAGTAAAACCGGGCGTGACGGCCTGGGCGGCGCCGTATTTGCCTCGGCGGATCTCAGCAACGCCAGTCAGGCCGACCGCCCTGCCGTGCAGGTGGGCGACCCCTTCATGGAAAAGCTGCTGCTGGAAGCCACGCTGGAAGCCATTCAGGCCGGCGTGGTGGCGGGGGTGCAGGACATGGGCGCCGCCGGACTGGTCTCCAGCACCTGCGAGATGGCTTACCGCGCGGAACTGGGCATCACCATGGACCTGGACCTCGTGCCCACCCGCGAAGAAGGCATGGTGCCCATGGAGCTGTGCCTGAGCGAAAGCCAGGAGCGCATGATTCTGGTCCCCGTACCCGGTAAGGAACAGGACTTGCTGGACCTGCTGGCCAAGTGGGAGCTGGACGTGGTGACGATTGGGCAGGTGGAGGCCCACCACAACTACCGCCTGACCTGGCGCGGCGAGGTCGTCTGTGACCTGCCCGTGGCGCTGCTGAACGAGGCC includes:
- a CDS encoding DinB family protein, which codes for MTLGTLFEACRALFGQLLDAEFTAFMAALGNCPAQQFNTALTGHSPAWHALHIMDWTRATIQPGLSGLNPSHTLSYLGFEQASWVQAVYGPSLASEPDTSATILNALHSVFDAAPNALHHAPAERFSDEASQPALKKPRGVVDSLSYHLRHTAYHRGQVALVLKEFP